A genomic window from Purpureocillium takamizusanense chromosome 2, complete sequence includes:
- a CDS encoding uncharacterized protein (COG:S~EggNog:ENOG503Q47T) encodes MTVADERFPSSGLFDAINGAIGDSENKQDLANAIKQANAIFGFVLKNKDGETQSWHVDLKETGRVAKGLDGVKPNVTLHLSDENFGNLVLGQANPQRLFMAGKLKLKGDIMKALKLQPVLQTVQTKAKL; translated from the exons ATGACGGTCGCCGACG AGAGGTTTCCTTCATCTGGCCTGTTCGACGCCATTAACGGAGCCATCGGCGACAGCGAAAACAAACAAGACCTCGCAAACGCCATCAAGCAGGCCAACGCCATTTTCGGCTTCGTGTTGAAAAACAAGGACGGGGAGACGCAAAGCTGGCACGTCGACCTCAAGGAGACCGGCAGGGTCGCCAagggcctcgatggcgtAAAACCCAACG TCACGCTCCATCTCTCCGACGAGAACTTTGGCAACCTTGTACTTGGCCAGGCGAATCCTCAGCGACTGTTCATGGCTGGCAAGCTGAAGCTCAAGGGCGACATTATGAAGGCTCTGAAATTGCAGCCTGTGCTACAGACTGTCCAGACCAAGGCAAAGCTTTAG
- a CDS encoding uncharacterized protein (EggNog:ENOG503PSWI), which yields MWTTRLLSKRTVRASALSTATVATAAASAPSAPTTPFSDNSRASIAAVSELADCLDFMFEKINYEDEPGDLLQLHLGRLSEEAAKYGNSRFIASDGQDWSCDSDTAHLVYAACQCSCLVYGPLAKSDPDLVPVISRAPSVTGTTKAVSIWTLPSRKALIVSVRGTASATDHMVNMNADAVDAGSVLGLSSSLNAHKGFLHCAQALLPYLKQQIERQLELNPDMEQVIFTGHSAGGSVSSLIFLHFAHDTRSKALLSRQTLSLATFGAAPAVAQNVTDVTKALPNVGWMLSFVNEFDMVPRADQPYIRSIIDLYRARYGLPCRSAMPGDGAFDATGKTVALTAPHWTLPPPCYQLVGDIILSRKTTRVPTADDGASEMTAVSSRQMLFHKVCPDDFYDLVFCDIGVHKRRTYLERVEHLYKGRSLDAEASSDSDTLYTMGSRATTQVEGVNDALKVV from the exons ATGTGGACGACCAGGCTGCTGTCCAAACGCACCGTCAGAGCATCTGCTCTAtccacggcgacggtggcgaccGCGGCCGCTTCagcgccgagcgcgccgaccaCGCCGTTTAGCGACAACTCGCGGGCGTCGATTGCCGCCGTGTCTGAGCTGGCCGACTGCCTCGACTTTATGTTTGAAAAGATCAACTACGAGG ATGAACCCGGGGATTTGCTACAACTGCACCTGGGCAGACTCAGCGAGGAAGCAGCCAAGTACGGCAACTCGCGCTTTATCGCCAGCGATGGCCAAGACTGGAGCTG CGATTCGGATACGGCCCACCTCGTGTACGCGGCGTGCCAGTGCTCATGCCTGGTGTATGGTCCCCTCGCCAAATCCGACCCGGACTTGGTCCCTGTCATCAGCCGCGCCCCTTCTGTCACCGGAACGACAAAGGCGGTCTCCATCTGGACACTACCGTCGCGCAAGGCGTTGATCGTGTCGGTCAGGGGAACTGCAAGTGCGACAGATCACATGGTCAACATGAACGcagatgccgtcgacgctggcTCTGTTTTG GGTCTTTCGAGCAGCCTCAACGCACACAAAGGATTTCTCCACTGCGCACAGGCTCTGCTCCCATATCTCAAGCAGCAGATTGAGCGGCAACTCGAACTGAATCCCGACATGGAGCAGGTCATTTTCACTGGCCATTCGGCGGGTGGTTCAGTGTCCTCTCTCATTTTTCTGCACTTTGCCCATGACACTCGCTCCAAGGCTCTAC TGTCGCGACAGACATTGTCGCTGGCAACCTTTGGCGCGGCACCGGCAGTCGCACAAAACGTCACCGACGTGACCAAGGCATTGCCAAACGTCGGATGGATGTTATCGTTCGTCAACGAGTTTGACATGGTCCCGAGAGCGGACCAGCCGTATATCCGTTCAATCATCGACCTGTACCGTGCGAGATATGGCCTGCCATGTCGCTCGGCCATGCCGGGTGACGGAGCATTCGACGCAACAGGGAAAACTGTTGCTCTGACGGCACCGCACTggaccctcccccctccctgcTACCAGCTCGTAGGCGACATCATTCTCTCACGAAAGACTACACGCGTGCCGACCGCGGACGATGGTGCCTCGGAGATGACTGCCGTCTCTTCCCGACAGATGCTGTTTCACAAAGTTTGCCCAGACGACTTTTATGACCTTGTCTTTTGCGATATTGGTGTCCACAAGAGAAGGACATACCTGGAGCGGGTGGAACATCTTTACAAGGGCAGATCTCTTGATGCAGAGGCATCGTCCGACTCTGACACGTTGTACACCATGGGCAGTCGCGCAACAACGCAAGTTGAAGGGGTGAACGATGCTCTAAAGGTAGTATAG
- a CDS encoding uncharacterized protein (COG:S~EggNog:ENOG503P1QB), with the protein MVLDSLPCKSSLHKLGQNTIRDFSHGSAIAQHFQIAETPDQEPTIPSPAVFNFDKDTHGRQRGDTHRLPLVASCAAHLELLEVFYLLRQKILASEDIDRACDIKPVRETKTGARGDTKTLRDKTLWTRRQQKWTHYLEFAAVRFLVWRDALRRDADGMVVARDDGTHTLVNLPPIDVLMVWHAFMLNPRLFAQTCKEEVLYGIRMPWKAVHERIENRTWVFGLTAAEESAFGRITGLSTDLYDQFATWIPEPEKPTVSNLGLLTKALPVKPAKPAANRPKLGAFSFERGNKSTSTIHALLPPPAPSPPVTWTETDLKYKSLFDRTDVDLAKQLRDAVDRQTAFVDKMNKHMWIRSPALVGTLTRAVSRYGKFLDLMRRYPKVMVVPTLDIDLAWHTHQCAAAFYARGVKAVVGRFVNHDDSIAEAKLGTGFDDTLKVWRVHYGTQYRLCRCWDCEALQSALDEAMQGAGREEDVDMEAVARGAREEVTYYRAVEVAIRTRKPLPIRPSA; encoded by the coding sequence atggtccTCGACTCGCTGCCATGCAAGTCGTCGCTTCACAAGCTGGGCCAAAACACAATCCGCGACTTCTCTCACGGCAGCGCCATAGCGCAGCACTTCCAGATCGCCGAAACACCAGACCAAGAGCCGACTATCCCATCGCCGGCCGTCTTCAACTTTGACAAGGACACGCACGGCCGGCAAAGGGGTGACACCCACAGGCTCCCCCTTGTCGCGTCCTGCGCGGCCCACCTCGAGCTGTTGGAGGTCTTCTATCTTTTGCGCCAAAAGATCCTGGCGTCCGAGGACATCGACAGGGCGTGCGACATCAAGCCGGTCCGCGAGACCAAGACGGGGGCCAGGGGCGACACCAAGACGCTGCGGGACAAGACGTtgtggacgcggcggcagcagaaaTGGACCCATTACCTGGAGTTTGCCGCCGTGCGGTTCCTCGTCTGGCGCGATGCGCTGCGGCGCGATGCCGACGGTATGGTTGTCGCGCGGGACGATGGCACGCACACTCTCGTGAACCTTCCGCCGATTGACGTCCTCATGGTTTGGCATGCGTTTATGCTGAACCCGCGACTTTTCGCGCAGACGTGCAAGGAGGAAGTGCTCTACGGCATTCGCATGCCTTGGAAAGCTGTCCATGAACGGATTGAGAACAGGACTTGGGTATTTGGGTTGACCGCCGCAGAGGAGTCCGCCTTTGGCCGCATCACCGGCTTGAGTACCGATTTATACGACCAATTCGCTACCTGGATCCCAGAGCCGGAGAAGCCTACTGTATCGAACCTGGGGTTGTTGACGAAGGCACTTCCAGTGAAGCCGGCAAAACCAGCTGCAAATCGTCCCAAGCTCGGAGCATTCTCGTTCGAGCGTGGGAATAAGTCGACTTCAACGATACACGCACTGTTACCGCCTCCCGCACCTTCACCACCGGTGACATGGACAGAAACCGACCTCAAATACAAGTCATTATTCGACCGCACAGACGTCGACCTGGCAAAAcagctccgcgacgccgtcgatcGCCAGACGGCCTTTGTCGACAAGATGAACAAACACATGTGGATTCGCAGTCCCGCCCTCGTCGGGACGCTCACGCGCGCCGTGTCTCGGTACGGCAAGTTCCTCGACCTCATGCGCCGGTATCCCAAAGTCATGGTCGTGCCGACCCTGGACATTGACCTCGCCTGGCACACGCACcagtgcgccgccgccttctacgcgcgcggcgtcaaggccgtcgtcgggcgcttCGTCAACCACGACGATTCCATCGCCGAGGCGAAGCTGGGCACGGGGTTTGACGACACGCTCAAGGTATGGCGGGTGCATTACGGCACGCAGTATCGGCTGTGCAGGTGTTGGGACTGCGAGGCGCTGCAAAGTgcgctggacgaggcgatgCAGGGGGCTGGGCGGGAGGAAGATGTCGACATGGAGGCCGTGGCACGCGGGGCGCGGGAGGAAGTGACGTATTATAGGGCGGTGGAAGTGGCTATACGGACGAGAAAGCCTCTTCCAATTCGACCGTCTGCATAA
- a CDS encoding uncharacterized protein (EggNog:ENOG503PY2A~TransMembrane:5 (o6-29i41-59o79-100i125-145o184-217i)), with protein MDVSTRNGAVAATAVFTALQIAATGWCLWLKSSRAAGYLRFLAILPFALYGGFSIQMSFKQRYGPNGATSRLGPVWLSQGIHGLAGILLVPWAIIGVYVVQKSRKRQLSSSAYDWDERRPSSSSFYLALVDACFAAAIITATVFGARFTPWDYSRCDRYRVYNTWPLKGAGRIDNCRQMLTSQIMAVLVLLVLCAQFVLIVPVIALPSAFRAPIFYLCRALRFRRTKYHQQQPPGWHASEKTPLALSEKPSLETVFRDDAIATSLARYLHFDDVTSVSRTSRAMRRAVFTPMPDARTIRLDMLCEATCSDTGTPKGECWACAKIICEGCHSPRSRLPEPRTVSHLTKCHALCTRCYIRRPSAYPAPFVGSWNPDDLSSQHAAACKIRTKTLLVGPVSICPSCAKLTDQEVVRVREERDAASMRMALMRRMRCRRCERALPRGRRRWWVCGVDYHECHWAGHEAP; from the exons ATGGACGTGTCGACGAGAaacggcgccgtcgcggccacaGCCGTCTTCACGGCCCTGCAGATTGCCGCGACGGGCTGGTGCCTGTGGCTCAAGTCGTCTCGAGCGGCCGGGTACCTACGAttcctcgccatcctcccgTTTGCCCTGTACGGGGGCTTCTCGATCCAAATGTCGTTCAAGCAGAGATATGGCCCCAACGGGGCGACTTCGCGGCTCGGGCCGGTTTGGCTGAGCCAGGGCATCCATGGGCTTGCG GGCATTCTTCTGGTGCCGTGGGCCATTATCGGCGTCTACGTCGTCCAAAAGTCGAGGAAGCGGCAGCTGTCCAGCTCGGCGTACGACTGGGACGAGCGACgaccaagcagcagcagcttctaCCTTGCGCTGGTGGACGCctgcttcgccgccgccatcatcaccgccaccgtGTTCGGCGCCCGCTTCACGCCGTGGGACTACAGCCGCTGCGACCGGTACCGCGTCTATAATACCTGGCCGCTCAAGGGGGCCGGCAGAATCGACAACTGCCGGCAGATGCTGACGTCCCAGATCATGGCCGTCCTGGTCTT GTTGGTTCTATGCGCCCAATTCGTCCTCATCGTACCTGTCATCGCCCTCCCCAGCGCCTTCCGCGCACCCATATTCTATCTCTGCCGCGCGCTCCGCTTCCGGCGGACCAAAtatcaccagcagcagccgccgggGTGGCACGCTTCCGAAAAGACGCCCCTGGCTCTATCGGAGAAGCCGTCACTCGAGACGGTGTTTcgagacgacgccatcgccacgtCGCTAGCAAGATACCTGCATTTCGATGACGTGACCAGCGTTTCGCGGACATCCAGGGCCATGAGGAGGGCCGTCTTTACCCCCATGCCTGATGCTCGAACTATCCGCCTCGACATGCTCTGCGAAGCGACCTGCAGCGATACTGGCACTCCCAAGGGGGAATGCTGGGCCTGCGCCAAGATCATCTGCGAG GGCTGCCACTCCCCTCGCTCTCGCCTGCCGGAGCCACGCACCGTGTCCCATCTCACAAAGTGCCACGCCCTCTGCACGCGCTGCTACATCCGCAGGCCGAGCGCGTACCCCGCCCCGTTCGTCGGCTCGTGGAACCCGGACGACCTGTCGTCGCAGCATGCAGCGGCGTGCAAGATCAGGACGAAGACGCTGCTCGTGGGGCCGGTATCTATATGCCCGTCATGCGCGAAGCTCACCGACCAGGAGGTCGTCCGCGTAAGAGAGGAGCGCGACGCGGCAAGCATGAGGATGGCCCTGATGAGGCGGATGCGGTGTCGGCGGTGTGAGAGGGCGTTGCCGCGGGGGCGCcggaggtggtgggtgtgCGGTGTCGACTACCACGAGTGCCACTGGGCAGGGCATGAGGCGCCCTGA
- a CDS encoding uncharacterized protein (EggNog:ENOG503P7FV), which translates to MKSLLSFALPGSHVGGSSSSSGSHVTDAPPIPRTFIGPAAEHLESQMRQLYWAGVQKELPHLILTMRKWQLHAKFADATLRDERELLIYGFDTFLDQVSHSSRRFGQRHRERRERQSESASASSELPTYEEALKNRGWDMFAEMKSNAIREELRERLESRPIDDQVQRRARMLLQAAQFLDIDKVIEYREPEKLLTFWKRPAPPQVTVSSVDDTKMPVFRPMRCTTCHSAIRGSLFRSVHDESIAVCERCYRRDHYGRGDFAKEYKTCCLPKAMTRDITRHVCRCSTVPHRDGRGKPAELWPLTNESGAPHAKGGSGKLNCGLFELSNMVAEAKYAATRIKSERDTTLEEARREDPTVIRQYIEPKPLEKLKNTNSSSVSEFGSSYGITTNTPEDIPFYVRSIAERYPYGNVHMALRFGPLVIENGVENTYGGVLITSRSPPQLQVLRDAAGEEDYSLLITGRSERKLYYQHRPRTTKRYKAVLKQIAGGAFSTLLDEVAENDIIEALIQESRDLVDEGVSASEKAVFLAESVERLLQMLKAYLEPRVTAYLSSIVSRLLDPDVDLRWHFQTNNCQAFCDNIIDRDVFGSLFAPHEPTEKADDPETTPLYLMSFVCRPGAYVQHRAKSRFDVPNGLTEEYLLKFRYGRHDESDIIDTLAEYWYDWGNFEGPVYRYQDVFPWDCTEAYCRFPVKCGECNIAKHVLAFPFDSWSIISLHLSRGRELYPRDPKGPNATSGDAEVDSDMRTVNHLAPGHMSDTAWFHNRMTVLLAQDTLLTTAAAMARCGAFRESTLWLHKQDDETQDRLKLGGIHRAQPFSHHFERGAYHQYFVAEWTSLARPLRLRAYEALRDWRATRADVGDSGGGDDSGGGCGGCGWFACGAYAHGCAAGCQAVGQDSCGSGCVSSCSSCSSCGGGCGGCGG; encoded by the exons ATGAAATCCCTCCTCTCCTTTGCCCTCCCGGGCTcccacgtcggcggcagctcgtcctcgagcggcagccatgtcaccgacgcgccgcccatcccTCGAACCTTCAtcggcccggccgccgagcatCTCGAGTCGCAGATGCGGCAGCTATACTGGGCCGGCGTGCAAAAGGAACTGCCGCACCTCATCCTGACCATGCGCAAGTGGCAGCTTCACGCCAAGTTCGCTGACGCAACTCTCCGCGACGAGCGGGAGCTGCTCATCTACGGCTTCGACACCTTCTTAGACCAGGTCAGCCACAGCTCGCGACGTTTCGGGCAGCGTCACAgggagcgccgcgagcggcAAAGCGagtctgcgtctgcgtccaGCGAGCTGCCCACGTACGAGGAGGCCTTGAAGAACCGCGGCTGGGACATGTTTGCGGAGATGAAGAGCAACGCGATAagggaggagctgcgcgagagGCTCGAGAGCCGGCCCATTGACGACCAGGTCCAGCGCCGGGCTCGCATGCTCCTCCAGGCAGCGCAGttcctcgacatcgacaaGGTCATCGAGTATCGCGAGCCCGAGAAGCTGCTCACGTTCTGGAAGCGACCCGCTCCGCCACAGGTGACCGTTTCGTCCGTCGATGACACCAAAATGCCCGTGTTCCGCCCCATGCGGTGCACGACCTGCCACAGCGCGATCCGGGGGTCGCTGTTCCGAAGCGTCCATGACGAGAGCATCGCCGTCTGTGAAAGGTGCTACCGGCGAGATCATTATGGGCGCGGGGACTTCGCAAAGGAGTACAAGACGTGCTGTCTTCCCAAGGCCATGACGCGAGACATCACGCGGCATGTGtgccgctgcagcaccgTCCCGCACAGGGACGGCAGAGGAAAGCCGGCCGAGCTGTGGCCGCTCACGAACGAGTCCGGGGCGCCGCATGCAAAAGGCGGCTCCGGCAAGCTCAACTGCGGCCTGTTCGAGCTCTCCAAcatggtggccgaggccaagtaCGCCGCCACGCGCATCAAGTCGGAGCGTGAcacgacgctcgaggaggccaggAGGGAGGACCCGACAGTGATACGACAGTATATTGAACCGAAGCCTCTTGAGAAGCTCAAGAACACCAATTCCTCCTCCGTGTCCGAGTTTGGGTCCTCGTACGGCATCACCACGAACACGCCCGAGGACATCCCCTTTTACGTGCGATCCATCGCGGAGCGGTATCCATACGGGAACGTGCACATGGCCCTGCGCTTCGGCCCCTTGGTCATTGAGAATGGAGTAGAAAA CACCTATGGGGGCGTGCTTATCaccagccgcagcccgccgcagctccagGTCCTTCgtgacgcggcgggcgaggaagactACAGCTTGCTGATTACGGGACGGTCTGAACGAAAACTATACTACCAGCACCGCCCGCGCACCACGAAGCGGTACAAAGCGGTCCTGAAGCAAatcgctggcggcgccttcTCCACATTGCTCGATGAAGTTGCTGAGAACGACATTATCGAGGCCCTGATTCAGGAAAGCcgtgacctcgtcgacgagggggTTAGCGCGAGTGAAAAGGCAGTCTTCTTGGCTGAGAGTGTTGAGCGCCTCTTGCAGATGCTCAAGGCATATCTGGAGCCGAGAGTGACCGCGTACTTGTCGTCCATTGTCTCACGTCTGCTCGACCCCGACGTGGACTTGAGATGGCACTTCCAGACCAACAACTGTCAGGCGTTTTGCGACAACATTATAGACAGAGACGTGTTTGGCTCGCTGTTTGCGCCGCACGAGCCCACGGAAAAGGCAGACGACCCGGAGACGACGCCGTTGTACCTGATGAGTTTCGTGTGTCGACCCGGGGCATACGTGCAGCACAGGGCCAAGTCCAGGTTTGACGTTCCCAATGGGCTCACCGAAGAGTACCTGCTCAAGTTCCGCTATGGACGACACGACGAGTCTGATATCATAGACACGCTGGCCGAGTACTGGTACGACTGGGGCAATTTCGAGGGGCCTGTGTACCGCTACCAGGACGTCTTCCCCTGGGACTGCACCGAGGCGTACTGCCGCTTTCCCGTCAAGTGCGGCGAGTGCAACATCGCCAAACATGTGCTCGCCTTTCCGTTCGACTCGTGGTCCATCATATCGCTCCACCTGTCCAGAGGCAGGGAGTTGTATCCGCGCGACCCCAAAGGACCGAATGCGACcagcggcgatgccgaggtTGACTCGGATATGCGGACGGTCAACCACCTGGCTCCCGGCCACATGTCCGACACGGCATGGTTTCACAACCGCATGACGGtgctcctcgcccaggaCACGCTCCTgacgacagccgccgccatggcccgctgcggcgccttCCGCGAGTCCACGCTCTGGCTGCACaagcaggacgacgagacgcAGGACCGGCTCAAGCTGGGCGGCATCCACCGCGCGCAGCCCTTCAGCCACCACTTCGAGCGCGGCGCGTACCACCAGTACTTTGTGGCCGAGTGGACGTCCCtcgcgcggccgctgcggctgcgtgcctacgaggcgctgcgcgactggcgcgcgacgagggcggacGTCGGGGAtagtggcggtggcgacgactcgggcggcgggtgcggcgggtgcgggtggTTTGCCTGCGGGGCGTACGCGCacggctgcgcggcgggATGTCAGGCGGTTGGACAGGATTCATGCGGTTCGGGATGCGTGAGCAGTTGCAGTAGCTGCTCGAGTTGTGGGGGAGGCTGCGGAGGTTGTggagggtga